The following coding sequences are from one Rutidosis leptorrhynchoides isolate AG116_Rl617_1_P2 chromosome 11, CSIRO_AGI_Rlap_v1, whole genome shotgun sequence window:
- the LOC139874276 gene encoding uncharacterized protein, translating to MEQKQFVGGGPVVYDQLPPLSAKYTWLVSQNLEVKEDGTEDQILYTIDDHINYRCRLPELLGRRIRGCFHGWVILSNNNVSWSLWNPVTCNIIHLPPLNLIDKDIESIGQCCLSSPPYDGGSVLLLTRTTKPTLVFCRLDGNKSNKKKLKWIEISYGKMLKKIIGFDCLLHCPTVFNGKVYALNTGNDTYVIQVDIVAPKPYGEEIELLLFGETPCPTLLSSRRRQFITLLKGSGTNLFYIFVTFSDYATKTLGSVYLFKDIDFGSSKMKRRILWKEMVDLKDAVFFVDLGCCDNYVFYRHAIASELGGYIHILDDTRKMIYSYHVEDRTVSLFYMMSFQASHSTLRESSSFEAKCPSDSKQETNKDDKIMIRRSVVVTTDGVDESHLNDLPFHILEMITKLCVGVEYIHFRATCKHLRLAAPLIQWSNKAEMRRLKTYSVLSPWLMVVDKNRGTVTYTDPIFGDKYCMCV from the exons ATGGAGCAAAAGCAGTTTGTTGGTGGTGGTCCAGTAGTATACGATCAATTGCCTCCTTTATCTGCAAAGTATACCTGGTTAGTGTCTCAGAACCTAGAGGTTAAAGAAGATGGTACCGAAGATCAAATTTTGTACACCATTGATGACCATATTAATTATCGGTGTCGACTACCTGAGTTGTTGGGGAGACGTATACGAGGGTGTTTCCATGGATGGGTGATTCTTTCCAACAACAATGTCTCATGGTCTCTTTGGAACCCTGTGACTTGTAACATCATACATCTTCCTCCATTAAATTTAATAGATAAAGATATTGAATCTATCGGACAATGTTGTTTGTCATCCCCTCCTTATGATGGCGGTTCAGTTCTTCTATTAACGAGAACAACAAAACCTACCTTAGTATTTTGCCGACTAGACGGTAATAAAAGTAACAAGAAGAAGTTGAAATGGATAGAAATCTCATATGGTAAAATGCTTAAAAAAATCATCGGTTTTGATTGTTTATTACACTGCCCAACTGTTTTCAATGGTAAAGTGTATGCTTTGAACACCGGGAATGATACGTACGTAATCCAAGTCGACATTGTTGCGCCTAAGCCTTATGGAGAAGAGATAGAACTTTTGCTATTTGGGGAAACCCCTTGTCCTACATTATTAAGTAGTCGTCGTCGTCAATTCATTACTCTACTAAAAGGATCTGGTACAAACTTATTCTATATATTTGTTACTTTTAGTGATTACGCGACGAAAACACTCGGTAGTGTGTATTTATTTAAAGACATAGATTTTGGAAGTTCTAAGATGAAGAGGCGCATTTTGTGGAAAGAAATGGTAGACCTAAAAGATGCTGTATTTTTTGTGGATCTTGGTTGTTGTGATAACTATGTATTTTATAGGCATGCAATTGCATCCGAGTTGGGGGGTTATATACACATCCTTGACGATACGCGAAAAATGATATACTCGTACCACGTTGAAGATAGAACCGTTTCCCTATTTTATATGATGAGTTTTCAAGCAAGTCATTCGACATTACGGGAAAGCAGCAG cttcgAAGCCAAGTGCCCAAGCGATTCTAAACAAGAAACTAACAAGGACGATAAGATAATGATAAGAAGATCTGTTGTTGTTACAACAGATGGTGTGGATGAATCACATTTGAATGATTTACCGTTTCATATTTTGGAGATGATCACAAAGCTTTGTGTTGGTGTTGAATACATTCACTTTCGTGCTACATGCAAACACCTTCGTTTAGCAGCACCTTTGATTCAATGGAGCAACAAAGCCGAAATGAGGAGATTGAAAACGTATTCGGTTCTTTCACCTTGGCTAATGGTGGTCGACAAGAATCGAGGAACTGTTACTTATACGGATCCGATATTTGGTGACAAGTACTGTATGTGTGTATGA
- the LOC139874278 gene encoding F-box/kelch-repeat protein At1g57790-like: MSIFDEKILCSRFGWLVYYKVNLSLMLFNPFTSEIHKLPSLNLPYLSNVCFSAPPSSVDCTVVGFSLADKSCLYLHIVAGEQTWQRLPLDYGGVGVDPRSMRFPTFVGCDLYALFNNGEIYVLRNIVNGQQDYSWKKVVDDVGGRCGSQHFIVKSDQNLLLVSVSKFGEFVDVFKLNKYGKEWEKVDCLGRQMIYICSSTCVCVEAKIPEMENKIYFPRFGSKNGDIVFYSLETRKYHTFKDKLIRQNLGMGIDHLNPHVWIEPSWSNQCV; encoded by the coding sequence ATGTCAATCTTTGATGAAAAAATATTGTGTTCGAGGTTTGGTTGGTTGGTTTATTATAAGGTTAATTTATCTCTGATGTTGTTTAACCCTTTCACAAGTGAGATCCACAAACTTCCATCATTGAATTTACCGTATTTAAGTAACGTATGTTTCTCAGCGCCACCTAGTTCCGTTGATTGTACCGTTGTTGGATTTTCATTAGCGGATAAATCTTGTCTTTACCTTCATATAGTAGCTGGGGAACAAACATGGCAAAGGCTTCCTTTGGATTATGGTGGTGTTGGTGTTGATCCTCGCTCTATGCGATTTCCAACTTTTGTTGGTTGCGATCTTTATGCCTTGTTTAACAATGGAGAAATCTATGTTTTGAGAAATATAGTCAATGGACAACAAGATTATTCTTGGAAGAAAGTTGTAGATGATGTCGGAGGTCGTTGCGGGTCGCAACATTTTATAGTAAAGTCTGATCAAAATCTTTTACTAGTCAGTGTGTCTAAGTTTGGAGAATTTGTGGATGTATTCAAGCTGAATAAATACGGAAAAGAATGGGAGAAAGTTGATTGTTTAGGAAGGCAAATGATTTACATTTGTAGTTCGACGTGTGTATGCGTTGAAGCCAAAATACCAGAGATGGAGAATAAGATATATTTTCCACGATTTGGTTCAAAAAATGGAGATATAGTGTTCTATTCACTTGAAACACGCAAGTATCACACATTCAAAGACAAGTTGATTCGGCAGAATTTGGGCATGGGAATTGACCACCTTAACCCTCATGTGTGGATTGAACCAAGTTGGTCTAATCAATGTGTCTAA
- the LOC139877318 gene encoding protein IQ-DOMAIN 21-like has translation MGKKGGGWFSSVKKVFKPSNKDFNDKNVFRKENDVEKREEDKPEVVSFEHFPESSPDVTNEESDVEDRNHAIAVAEATAAAAEAAVVAAQAAAKVVRLAGYGRYSREGKAAILIQSYYRGYLARRALRALKGLVRLQALVRGHNVRKQAQMTMKCMQALVRVQARVRARRLELTHEKVHKKVGIDEKMMSPMKSGERRNLSFEKIKENSLRKHDAEMKRERALAYAFAYQQEQQQQHFLHQESDTTVMYPNDHEKQQWGWNWLESWMASQPYQKRSVGPNEGSYLTHNPNDDVSVKTVEMDLVTPLSSEYITTSRLSGETFDSAKHSQSQRQSISSDQVPSYMAQTQSAKAKVRVQNMGKHKGQPVKKGGLTNGLSFDTSPYHIPRSPSPSPSPQGYVNGSNGVRGQSKWATGYSPDSSGGDDGSMGRYTWRHHFG, from the exons ATGGGAAAGAAAGGCGGTGGTTGGTTTTCGTCAGTTAAAAAGGTTTTTAAACCTTCAAACAAAGATTTCAATGATAAG AATGTTTTTCGCAAAGAGAACGATGTGGAAAAACGGGAAGAAGACAAGCCAGAGGTTGTTTCGTTCGAGCATTTTCCGGAGAGTTCGCCCGATGTTACGAATGAGGAAAGTGATGTTGAAGATCGGAATCATGCGATAGCTGTAGCTGAGGCTACGGCGGCGGCAGCCGAGGCGGCTGTTGTGGCGGCTCAGGCTGCAGCAAAAGTGGTTCGTTTAGCTGGTTATGGTCGTTATTCTAGAGAAGGAAAAGCTGCTATTCTGATACAATCATACTACAGAGGATATCTA GCTAGGCGTGCTTTACGGGCATTAAAGGGACTGGTGCGGTTGCAGGCATTAGTAAGGGGTCATAACGTGCGAAAACAAGCTCAAATGACAATGAAGTGTATGCAAGCTTTAGTACGTGTACAGGCACGAGTGCGTGCACGAAGACTAGAGTTGACTCATGAAAAAGTCCACAAAAAAGTTGGGATCGATGAAAAGatgatgtcaccgatgaagtcagGGGAACGTAGAAACCTAAGCTTTGAGAAGATCAAAGAAAATAGTTTGAGAAAACATGACGCAGAGATGAAACGAGAACGAGCTCTTGCTTATGCATTTGCCTACCAG CAAGAGCAGCAACAACAACATTTCTTGCATCAAGAATCTGATACCACAGTGATGTATCCGAATGATCATGAAAAACAACAATGGGGATGGAATTGGCTCGAGAGTTGGATGGCATCACAACCTTACCAAAAACGCTCCGTGGGGCCCAATGAAGGATCTTATTtgacccacaacccaaatgacgaTGTTTCAGTTAAAACAGTTGAAATGGATTTGGTTACACCTTTAAGCTCAGAGTACATTACTACGAGTCGACTCAGTGGAGAGACATTTGACTCTGCAAAACACTCTCAGTCACAGCGTCAGTCGATTTCGTCAGACCAGGTCCCAAGTTATATGGCCCAAACCCAATCAGCTAAAGCTAAGGTTCGAGTTCAGAATATGGGAAAGCACAAAGGCCAGCCCGTTAAGAAAGGTGGACTAACTAATGGGCTTTCTTTTGATACATCACCTTATCATATCCCACGAAGCCCAAGCCCAAGCCCGAGTCCACAAGGATATGTTAATGGGAGTAATGGTGTTCGAGGTCAGTCTAAATGGGCTACGGGCTATAGCCCGGATTCTAGTGGAGGTGATGATGGGTCAATGGGTCGGTATACTTGGAGACACCATTTTGGATGA
- the LOC139877251 gene encoding pentatricopeptide repeat-containing protein At2g36980, mitochondrial-like isoform X1: protein MGSYLAHTTSKISALAKSGGIIRARKLFDEMPQRDIMVWNTMLTCYTHLSFYNETLLLFHQLMKGISNIKPDHYSFTATLSSCAGSCNPFYGQMVHALIVVTGYCSSLPVNNALIDMYGKCLNPRSANNVFEEIVYRNNVSWCSLLFAYVHAQQFHMAQSVFDAMPNKVNNVAWNTMIAGHARHGNIKTCIDLFKKMMCDQDQWTFSALMNACAESQQYLIGCMIHAVVVKKGWSVAVEVSNSILSFYAQISNHPADVANMFESMETLTTVSWNAIIDAQMKIGDTQKALDAFNKSPEKNVISWTSMMTGYIRNGNSEKALAFFVNMIRTGLEPDDFSIGTVLHACSIMATLGHGQMIHSFAIRYGFHRYAYAGNGLVNMYAKCGDINGSQQSFNEIIEKDLVSWNTLLIAYGLHGLGEKAINFYEEMVESGLKPDNVTFISLLMTCSHLGLINEGRAIFKSMSEIHEIVPEIDHIACMVDMLSRGGYLKEAREMANMTGGVKSSEAVFGACYAHSDVEIGTEMGGELKMLEPKYEMSYVMLSNLYCASEKWKEAELVRKAMADNGVKKVPGCSWVEVKNKVMCFVAGNSLCVHNKDLSFILYLLEYHMKDAS, encoded by the coding sequence ATGGGATCATATTTAGCTCACACAACATCAAAGATTTCAGCACTTGCGAAATCAGGGGGAATTATACGTGCACGCAaactgtttgatgaaatgcctcaacgagATATAATGGTGTGGAACACCATGCTTACTTGCTATACTCATCTTAGTTTTTATAATGAAACCTTATTGCTGTTCCATCAATTAATGAAAGGTATTAGCAACATTAAACCCGATCATTACTCTTTTACTGCAACTTTAAGTTCGTGTGCAGGTTCTTGCAACCCTTTTTATGGACAAATGGTTCATGCTTTGATTGTTGTTACGGGATATTGTTCTTCTCTTCCGGTAAATAATGCACTTATTGATATGTATGGCAAGTGTTTAAACCCACGCAGTGCGAACAATGTGTTTGAAGAGATTGTGTATAGAAACAATGTGTCCTGGTGTTCATTGTTGTTTGCTTATGTTCATGCTCAACAATTTCACATGGCTCAAAGTGTTTTTGATGCTATGCCTAACAAGGTGAACAACGTTGCTTGGAATACTATGATCGCTGGGCATGCACGTCATGGGAATATCAAAACTTGTATTGATTTGTTCAAGAAAATGATGTGCGATCAAGATCAATGGACGTTTAGTGCACTCATGAATGCTTGTGCTGAATCACAACAGTATCTTATCGGTTGCATGATTCATGCTGTTGTTGTTAAAAAAGGCTGGAGTGTTGCAGTTGAGGTTAGCAACTCGATACTTAGCTTCTATGCACAAATAAGTAATCATCCTGCTGATGTGGCGAATATGTTCGAGTCCATGGAGACTTTAACTACTGTTTCATGGAATGCAATAATAGACGCTCAAATGAAAATAGGAGATACACAAAAAGCACTTGATGCATTTAATAAATCACCCGAAAAGAATGTTATATCATGGACTTCAATGATGACCGGTTACATTAGAAACGGTAATTCTGAAAAAGCATTAGCCTTTTTCGTTAATATGATAAGAACGGGTCTTGAACCTGACGATTTTTCAATTGGAACGGTATTACATGCGTGCTCGATAATGGCAACTTTAGGACATGGTCAAATGATTCATAGTTTTGCAATACGTTATGGTTTTCATCGTTATGCTTATGCTGGTAATGGATTGGTTAACATGTAtgcaaaatgtggagacattaacGGATCACAACAATCGTTTAATGAAATTATTGAAAAAGATTTGGTTTCGTGGAACACTTTATTGATCGCGTATGGTCTTCATGGTTTGGGTGAAAAAGCTATAAACTTTTATGAAGAAATGGTAGAAAGTGGTTTGAAACCAGATAACGTTACATTTATAAGCCTACTCATGACTTGTAGCCATTTAGGGCTGATTAACGAAGGTCGTGCCATTTTTAAATCGATGAGTGAGATACATGAAATTGTTCCCGAAATAGACCATATCGCGTGTATGGTTGATATGCTTTCTCGAGGAGGCTACTTGAAAGAAGCGCGTGAAATGGCTAATATGACAGGTGGCGTTAAGTCAAGTGAAGCGGTTTTTGGAGCGTGTTATGCACATAGTGATGTAGAGATAGGAACCGAAATGGGTGGTGAGTTGAAAATGTTGGAACCCAAATACGAAATGAGTTATGTGATGTTGTCGAATTTGTATTGTGCGAGTGAAAAGTGGAAAGAAGCCGAGTTAGTTAGAAAGGCAATGGCTGATAATGGGGTGAAGAAGGTACCTGGTTGTAGTTGGGTTGAAGTCAAAAACAAAGTTATGTGTTTTGTTGCTGGTAATAGTTTATGTGTACACAATAAAGATCTGTCTTTTATTTTATACTTGCTTGAATACCATATGAAAGATGCATCATAG
- the LOC139877251 gene encoding pentatricopeptide repeat-containing protein At2g36980, mitochondrial-like isoform X2, with amino-acid sequence MVHALIVVTGYCSSLPVNNALIDMYGKCLNPRSANNVFEEIVYRNNVSWCSLLFAYVHAQQFHMAQSVFDAMPNKVNNVAWNTMIAGHARHGNIKTCIDLFKKMMCDQDQWTFSALMNACAESQQYLIGCMIHAVVVKKGWSVAVEVSNSILSFYAQISNHPADVANMFESMETLTTVSWNAIIDAQMKIGDTQKALDAFNKSPEKNVISWTSMMTGYIRNGNSEKALAFFVNMIRTGLEPDDFSIGTVLHACSIMATLGHGQMIHSFAIRYGFHRYAYAGNGLVNMYAKCGDINGSQQSFNEIIEKDLVSWNTLLIAYGLHGLGEKAINFYEEMVESGLKPDNVTFISLLMTCSHLGLINEGRAIFKSMSEIHEIVPEIDHIACMVDMLSRGGYLKEAREMANMTGGVKSSEAVFGACYAHSDVEIGTEMGGELKMLEPKYEMSYVMLSNLYCASEKWKEAELVRKAMADNGVKKVPGCSWVEVKNKVMCFVAGNSLCVHNKDLSFILYLLEYHMKDAS; translated from the coding sequence ATGGTTCATGCTTTGATTGTTGTTACGGGATATTGTTCTTCTCTTCCGGTAAATAATGCACTTATTGATATGTATGGCAAGTGTTTAAACCCACGCAGTGCGAACAATGTGTTTGAAGAGATTGTGTATAGAAACAATGTGTCCTGGTGTTCATTGTTGTTTGCTTATGTTCATGCTCAACAATTTCACATGGCTCAAAGTGTTTTTGATGCTATGCCTAACAAGGTGAACAACGTTGCTTGGAATACTATGATCGCTGGGCATGCACGTCATGGGAATATCAAAACTTGTATTGATTTGTTCAAGAAAATGATGTGCGATCAAGATCAATGGACGTTTAGTGCACTCATGAATGCTTGTGCTGAATCACAACAGTATCTTATCGGTTGCATGATTCATGCTGTTGTTGTTAAAAAAGGCTGGAGTGTTGCAGTTGAGGTTAGCAACTCGATACTTAGCTTCTATGCACAAATAAGTAATCATCCTGCTGATGTGGCGAATATGTTCGAGTCCATGGAGACTTTAACTACTGTTTCATGGAATGCAATAATAGACGCTCAAATGAAAATAGGAGATACACAAAAAGCACTTGATGCATTTAATAAATCACCCGAAAAGAATGTTATATCATGGACTTCAATGATGACCGGTTACATTAGAAACGGTAATTCTGAAAAAGCATTAGCCTTTTTCGTTAATATGATAAGAACGGGTCTTGAACCTGACGATTTTTCAATTGGAACGGTATTACATGCGTGCTCGATAATGGCAACTTTAGGACATGGTCAAATGATTCATAGTTTTGCAATACGTTATGGTTTTCATCGTTATGCTTATGCTGGTAATGGATTGGTTAACATGTAtgcaaaatgtggagacattaacGGATCACAACAATCGTTTAATGAAATTATTGAAAAAGATTTGGTTTCGTGGAACACTTTATTGATCGCGTATGGTCTTCATGGTTTGGGTGAAAAAGCTATAAACTTTTATGAAGAAATGGTAGAAAGTGGTTTGAAACCAGATAACGTTACATTTATAAGCCTACTCATGACTTGTAGCCATTTAGGGCTGATTAACGAAGGTCGTGCCATTTTTAAATCGATGAGTGAGATACATGAAATTGTTCCCGAAATAGACCATATCGCGTGTATGGTTGATATGCTTTCTCGAGGAGGCTACTTGAAAGAAGCGCGTGAAATGGCTAATATGACAGGTGGCGTTAAGTCAAGTGAAGCGGTTTTTGGAGCGTGTTATGCACATAGTGATGTAGAGATAGGAACCGAAATGGGTGGTGAGTTGAAAATGTTGGAACCCAAATACGAAATGAGTTATGTGATGTTGTCGAATTTGTATTGTGCGAGTGAAAAGTGGAAAGAAGCCGAGTTAGTTAGAAAGGCAATGGCTGATAATGGGGTGAAGAAGGTACCTGGTTGTAGTTGGGTTGAAGTCAAAAACAAAGTTATGTGTTTTGTTGCTGGTAATAGTTTATGTGTACACAATAAAGATCTGTCTTTTATTTTATACTTGCTTGAATACCATATGAAAGATGCATCATAG
- the LOC139877718 gene encoding uncharacterized protein: MSNNQNVNQINLRSLLEKEKLNGSNFLDWHRNLRIVLKFEGKLNKIEEPLPEAPPETATAAQKNAYQKLFDEQEKIALIMLASMTSDLQKEMEDRTAYDMMTELKNMFQKQASQELYETYKLLQTCKMEEGQSVSSHVLKMKSYIDRLEKLGTTLPPNLAVNTVLVSLPKSYHQFVMNYNMQGWEKSLAEVNSMLKTAEQDIPYKVSNPGVLMIREGRVRKNKPKTWGKGKGKSIAKKKIPPPPKKENPAKDAECFHCGKVGHWRRNCPSYLSELRKGKAGQTSKSGNEKK; the protein is encoded by the exons atgtcaaacaatcaaaacgtaaaccaaatcaacctccgttctttgttggagaaggagaaacttaatggttcaaactttctcgattggcaccgcaacctgagaattgttctcaaatttgaagggaagttgaacaaaattgaagaacccttacccgaagctcctcctgagacagctactgctgctcaaaagaatgcttatcagaagttgtttgatgagcaagagaagatagctttaatcatgcttgctagtatgacttctgacctccaaaaggaaatggaagatcgtacagcatatgatatgatgactgagctgaaaaatatgtttcagaaacaggctagtcaagagttatatgaaacttataagcttcttcaaacatgcaaaatggaggagggtcaatcagtgagttctcatgtcttaaaaatgaaaagctacattgaccgattggaaaaacttggaactaccttgccgcctaacttggccgtgaacacggttttggtttcactaccaaaatcgtatcaccaatttgtgatgaattacaatatgcaaggttgggagaaatctctggcagaggtgaactcgatgctcaaaactgctgaacaggatattccatataaggtttccaatccaggtgtccttatgattagggaaggtagagtgagaaagaataagccaaaaacttggggaaaaggaaagggcaagtcaattgctaagaaaaagattccaccacctcccaagaaagaaaacccagcgaaagacgccgaatgtttccactgtggaaaagttggccactggaggaggaactgtccttcctacctatctgagttgagaaaaggcaaagctggccagactagcaaatcag ggaatgagaagaagtaa